Genomic window (Aethina tumida isolate Nest 87 chromosome 4, icAetTumi1.1, whole genome shotgun sequence):
CGACCAAAATCGGGAACAAACGACacgattttcaatttcaattttattccacgtggttttgattttttgaagcCGTTCGGTCAGAAAAGAGATAGTTTCTCCATGAAGAAGGGCACCGTCACTCTTGGTATGATTTACAGTGAAAACCAAGTATACAGTAGTGTCagtgaaattaatgataaatttagtatAGTTGATACGGATGAGCTTAATAAGTCAGATTGTGAAGTTTTGGATCACCCCCAAATCACACAGAAATGTATTTCTGTTTCTCCACCTTCTTCTCCTTTGTTTAAAGAAATCAATGTtgctttagaaaataattctaatgtaGTTTCTCCAATAGAAAACTGTCAGGATAACAAAACTGACTCGGAAGAAATTATTgcagaaaataattcaaatatagaaGTCGATACTATTGAAAAATCTCAGGAAAATGAAATTGATTACTCCCAAAAAGAGTCTATCAGTAGTTATGAGGAAACAGAGAATTCTGTCCATACTTCTGTGGATAATGACAATAATGTAATAGATTCTGACTACACAATATGCGAAGTCGAAACATCTCACATCAAAGAATCAAACCAATCCGACAATTCTAGTAATTCTTCAGATATCATTATAAATACTATAAGCGACccccaaatattaaaatcaaaagatTTTTCTTCTGAAAGTTCTTGTCAATctccaaaaatatcaaatataaataattcatttcaaatttctgAATCTGAAGCTTCTTCCTTAGAAGATATTTCACCATTATCCAATTGTTCTAGTGCACTGGAAACTACGaattctgaaaataataatattattaaggaAGTAACTTCTAAGTTTTCAGAAGATGAAGATTGTTGTGATCACTATAATTTCAGTCAGGATCAATCGTCTTCAAATTTCACTGATGGTTCTTTAATAGAATCTAAGATAATTGATTCCCAAACTTCTATTGCATCCCCTTCTCCTGTTAATGAACCTGAAAACACTAATGGAGTAGAAGACGATAATTTCACACCCCCCATACTTGAAGCTTACAATATCACTCGTAATAGCAGTAGAAGAAAGTTTGGAAGCTCtcgaaaattaaacacaaataaagaaaacaataacATAAGATCATGTggaatttttaacaaagacattttcaagaaaaaagcTAGTGATGAAAACTGGAAACAATTCATAGTTAAGCTTGATAACATAATGATCAATAGATCCGTAGAATACCTTTAGGaactataaaattgattattattattgtagtcGTTTGTTCTTGGATTTATTTGTATCAATGTTAGGTGATGGTTAATGCTTAGTTTTGGTTTTCGtggtattttagtatttaactttttcccTTACTAATTGCTTTGTATTTTGCACAATAGAATCACAGACAAATGTCCCAACTCCCCCTAAACCTCTACCCAGAAAACGGGCACCAATACCAAATAGAAACCGTAGCTCACTGCAGTCCTGCGACGAGGAAGAGTTACAGAGAATCGAAGAAACTGAAGATAACGTAGAATGCCGTAACCCTAGAATCAATTCAAGCCTTTCAATGTATACAACTGATAGTACTTATGAGGATTATTCCGAATCGGAGACTAGAGATTTGAATAGTCCCAAATTGGAgacagataaaaaaattataaatgaaaaagaagATAAATTTCCTTCTTATTATCACATGGATAAAGAATTGGAAATAAAGACTAGTGACAAAATAGATAACATATCACTTTCTTTATCTAAAAAGAAACCAGAAGCTACAAAAGAAGAACCAAGGAAGTCAGAAGAAATGGAAAACGCCTTAATAGAACAATTGGTCTTGCATGAAACTCAAAATTTACACACATCTCCCCcagtaaaaacaaaagaaagtaCAAAACTTAAAGCAGCCAGATCTATGCCTAATGTAACAAATATCAACGATAATCTCCGACCTCCTGAAATTGTGGGTGTCATCCCGAAACAAGGGAAAGCACCAAGCAAGTTTAACACATTCACCAGAAAAACCTGTTACAATATAGGAAGTTCTTTAATTGATGATAATTTTGATACCATAAGTAACAACAGTAAGAGAAGTATTGATTCGGAAACTTCCTCAGTGAGATCCGcattgaacaaatttaaatttgaagacgAGATTAATGATTTCGATGATAACCTGTTTACTGGTTCATTATCCAGACAATCAGAGGGTGCAAGGAGGTTCAATCAGTTGTATGGGATGCACGGAAGGGAACCAAATGAAATTGGTCACAGTAGCCTGAGAAGTGTCAAGGACGTTCCTAGATTCGACATTAAAAAGTGGAATAACGTAGAAACTTTGGACAACATTTCTCAAACTTCATATTTTGATGCACGTAATAACATGGCAACTGGTGGTAGTTTTGACACAggcatgttttatttttatcttattttcattaacataGCTTATACAGGTTGCAGGAAAAACTTGACAAAAGTATACTGGACCAATCATTTGTACTTGGGTACAAGTATTTTGTAGGTTTTTTACACTAACAAAAGTACAAATCTTGGTGTGGTTCTttactttgtattttaaatctttgcttctatttttgtcatatttttcttaataataataatacacatgTAAAAACATTCGTGCTCaattgaatgtttttacatttacacTTTTGATAGTATTTTGAATAAGTGCTTTCCTTTCAGAATCATTACCTTCAACAAATTTCACACAAGCCACACAACTAGATAGCTTAGCTTCACATTTGGCATTGTGCGACAACAATTCTGTACCAGAAACACCAAAAACAGAAGAAGCTAAATCATTGGCGACAACACCCCCTATTGATCCAGAACCGACCCAAGAAAAACCCAAAGAAGAGATTAAAGAAGAACCCAAATCGGAAcctgaagaaataaaaatcgaaGACAAGATAATTAAATCGGCTGAGTCTGAGGATGTGGTAGATAAACCGGCAGATTTGAGCAAAGAGCCAGAGTTAGAAGTTAAAGAAATAGATTGGCAGTACCAGCTTCCACCTCCTCCTGAAGGTTTCCGGGACAATTCAAGTTGCGTAGAAGCTACAACAAATAATGTGACTTACCGTACTGATTCAGTTGTCACGTCCCCCGAGctttttgaaaaacttaaaGTTCTTGAGGATAATCAATCTGAGCCCGCTACCGTCGAAAGTAACATCAGTGAAGACGAAAAGCCCTTAATGAACAGTCTTTCACTTGAAAACTTGGAGAAGAGGAAGTCTTTAGTGTACAACCGTGAGTTGGCAACTAGTCTTAAGATGACTGATGATTTATCTGAGAAGTCTGAAACCTTTTCCGGCTCTTTGAGCACGTTTGAGTCCACTTATGAAGAAATTAGAAGATCTAGTCTAACAAGAGATTATTCACATGCACAAGCAGTAAAGCCACAAGTTAACGTAAAACGATCCACCAGTACTTTGCCTAACTTCAAAATATCTTCGTACAATCAacctaagaaaaatattaaagtttttgagGATGAAAGTATCAGTAGTAGTACGAATAATCTGAATGGGGTCACTACAGAAAAGAAGTCAAATCTGAGTAGGTCTTATGTAGGGAGGTCCATGGAGAATATATCATTCAGAAAGAACAGCTGGGGCAACCAATCAGATGACGATAAATCTAAAACTAAGGAAAACAATTATTCCATTTACAGACCTCAGAGCTCAATTATTTCCAAAAGTACTCTTGGCTCGTCCATGTACAGGTCTGAGTCCTTCTCCACTGACCAACACTGGAGCCCATCCAAACCCGTATCCAGGTCCAAATCGCAATTGGctctaaacaaatataaagatGGGAAGACGAGCTACACTAGCTTAGATACCATGACCAAAAGCAACAGTCTTTTGGATGTTTCTGGTTTGCAGAGTGTTGAGGTGAGTGTCACTGTAACATACTTATCACCATTACCAAGTTTTATATTCGCGGGAAAAATTTTTGCTATTTATAATATCacgttaattttttgtcacaTTAACCAATTGTGGTTTCggatttaatcaataatgatATTATATAACGTGGTAACGTGTAATTTTTATCGGTGAACGAAGAACGAATCAATTCTTCATTCATgcctatgaatttatttaaatgttgatgTTACAGGTTATGAAAATGATACAGAATCGACTGAAGACACCTACTTCATCAATAGAAAACGTTAGCAAGCAAGAAAAACCTATTGAAAAAAGTGTAAAACctgttgaaaaaattgaacagaAACCTGAACCTGTGAGGACGTACCAATATAGGCCACCATCCATAAATCTAAGCACTTGGTCCGAAAGACCTAAGGTTCCAGTAAATGTTAAGGATGatactaattacaaaactaacaaTGTGTCTTCTAAACTTATCGTAAACACTACAAACAACAACATTACCAGCAATAACAGAATAGAAGTCAACGGTACAAACCGTTTCAGTTCCAATTACACATCGAATGGAAGCGTCAATGTAAGAGTTGGGGGATACCAACCTACAGAACAGAAAAATGTGAGCATTGAAGTGAATGGAACTGAGCCCATTCTGCGAGAGAAGTCTGGCAATGTGGTTATTAAAATAGGTGGCAACCAATCCAACTTGGAGAATCAAAGGTTCATTTCACATGCAACACCTGCTGGTTACAGAAAGCCTTTGGGTAATATCAACAAGACTCAAACACCGAGGCCTCATTCCATCGCTGTGGACAGTGATTTGTCACATGTTCCTGTTGTTAGATCGGTTGAGCTGAAGAAGCCTTACAAGGATATTAATACGTCTATTACCCACATCTACCagggtaataataataacaacaataatattattaaaagtgccACTTTAAATCGGAATTCATTTTCATCCAATAACCAAACTGACAAGCAAAACATCTACAGAAGTAACGAGAATCTTTCTGGTGAGCATAAGCCTGTAGGTAGGGTGAACAGTTTTATGTCCAGCATCACACCAGTTGTGCGTGGATTCAAATCTACAACagaaaacaacaataacaataacaacgtAAACAATAGACTGTCTTGGAATCCGTCTAGCACCAACATTTATTCCGTGAACAAACCTAAAGAGAACGAATCTTACTCCACCAACAAAGACGTGCCCTTCTCACAGTCCACGTTAAGAAGGACGGAATCCAGCAAACTGATTAATCAAGAACCAAAGAACCAAAACGGTTTCGAGAGCAACGATAAGTTCCCCAGCAAGGTCAATTTTATCAACCAGAAGAACAGCAACTACAACATATACtcggtaaataaaaaacaagacACGATCCAACCACCACCGCCCCCACAAATGCCAAAATTCGAAGTGAAAAAACGACCCAGGCAATTGGAGCCTAAAGAAGACCCCAGGGATTTGTTGTTGGCTTCCATCAGGAATTTTGGGGGGAAAAAAGGCTTGAAGTCTGTTAAgggttaatttctttttaactgCCCGctctttgtttgtttattctaCGCTTTTTGTATATAGAGTGTTttagtcataaaatatttaaagctcAATGTTAGTTAATTCCatggtattatttataatgatttattaataacaagttTAATCTAGTGCCTACTAGAACTAtgtgtattataatataatattgtacattttattaatgtattacatattatcgaatttgtatattatatttataagatataGAAAGCATATAGGGACCAAAGGTTTTgaggaatattatttattttcttatgtaTACTCATCAGTTgtactgtaaaaataataaattatattgttttatgtcGTTTTTCGTTTTCTATCCCTCctccacaaaaataaataaagcagATTCCCCAAAAACAAATGTAGACCTTTAATGTgactataattaatgatacaatttataagattGGGAACTAAGTTTATTCTTAGCTTTAACCTTCAGAAAATCTGGTTGACGTCTTATTAACCCTTGTAAAAAAGTAGGTATAGACCCACCCATTTAAGACTCGCGtcaaatattcatttgtagtcctgatttttattaatcgacTCTCTAAATATAgacaaaatcttaatttattttttgggaTAAGCTGAAAACACATCATAAGGAATTTACATACAATACAGTTGAGATACTCAATACATCATCGTacgacttttattttagataagttagttaatattaaatggtaAAATGACTTgtggttttttaatatattccttattatttttagtattatttcaagcaataaaaacaagtaatattattcataaaaatcaaacaaattgtttgtaattactcacaattctaaaaacttaatatttgggattcttatctataaaaaattagcatAAGCtccgaataaaaaaataaataatgaataatttaatagttaatccaaatatccattttaattattttaacacgaTAGATTGTTTAAAGTCTCCCAATATTAACATTGTAAAAGCGAATTGGTAGAAGTGGGTGTCTTTTGCCATGTATTAACCTGAATTATAAACAGTGCCTTGACCTGGTCACCTTCTATCACCTGTAATAAATGCAGATTTAATGTTCTGTTTAgcataagtatttcttcttGATGTTTACGGCcgttttttatgtttcttcTTCTCTGAAACGTACGTGAACTTTTATCCGAATAGCGACATTTTGGGCACAAAAGGCACCACGACTGTTGGTGTGTGTGACACGAGATGGTTTGTTTGCGTCAATCTGTGACGGGCActattggaaaatttattgatattgtaaatttatacaaaaataattaaacctttgaggaataacaaaaaaccaattttatcGACTTTACTGGAAAACAATGGTGCTGATATAGGTgatacaaaactatttaagtaattaatagattaatgaaaacaatagtTTGTTTATTATGCAAATAGTGATGTTgatgatttaaaatgttgcaTGATGATGCTGTTTTAATATGAAAGTAAGAAAATAAGTTGATGCTGAGGtccaataacattattttcatattaattaagctAACTggataaatatacatataaattaaaaccacGTGTATTTTCCCCCCGtccattttcatttattttcgaatTGAATTCGTATTATGGCGGTCAGattcgtttaaaaatataactttagtTCTGGCACCATTAAAATTAGAGTATAGCTGACGTAGAGTGGACCAGTGTGACATGTCAAACGAGTGGCTaagtagtttaaaaaatgatgtttACATCaggtaagttaaaaaaattcatctaaaaatatttgtgttaattaatagatatatttttatcagttttttatgaatgacaattcttttttacaaaaattaattaaaaatttgaataaactagtagtatatgttaatttattcaaatacagATTTATCTGTGATAGTGTGATGGTTTCTAAATTTCTGATCACcgttatctaaaatataaaatataaataggagACGCCActacaatgaaaaaaatacgtagctaatttttgattaacacaTTATATTGTGAAATTCAATAAACACTTTCGCAAAATCCAAATACATACAGACaaatccaaattaaattaactggcACTTAATAACAGTAATACACAATCAAGGAGAACAAAGAAAAAGTGGTAGTTGAACGTAGAATACCAATTGGAATCTGAGGACAGGAATCTAAATCTTGCTACTGACACAATTATCTTGTAAAAGTAGAAACACGTAACTCATGGTAAATACTAACTAAGTAATCGTAGTCATAAGTTGGATgtaattgtgtgtgtgtgttgattcgaatggttaattaatttttatttgtgtgcTTTGTGATTTCTAGTTCCGCAccgtgtttattaattaacatgttGAAAATGTTTGGAATAAACGATTTGCACTTTTGTCCTTTACACAAATTGCCTTTTAACGGTTAATGAATGTGAATTTGGGAACCAGACcaaaacatcaatttttacATCTTTTTTTAGTCTTAGAACAATTTGAATTAGCATTATTAATAGACTTCAAAACAAACTAATTggtcttaataaaaaataaaaactcaataaataaaatagtagtaCCAGTGTCTTTTGCAGTaccaacaaaatttgaaatttggcttagttttatcaatatttaaaagtgttgTGACCtgactataataaaatatatgtaaccaTTATGTAGagctgattaaaattattttctatcccAGATAAAATCTGATGTGTTATTTGGTGATAGTCAAAACTAACGGCATTACCGGTTCTGATGAGTTCACCGTCTGAAATGTTTAAACCAAAATGatgatattgaaataaatcatttcatcatttaaaattttattgcagtTTGTTTTTCGGCTTACATATTTGCAAAAATTTGTTCTGACGTTTGTTTAACTGGTTTTTGCCTTTCTTGTGATGAGCACACAACAATATGGGTGTTATTGTTTTACGGTGTGACATAATTGCTAAATAAACGCAAACACATTAAcaattgtttgttaataactgaattttgaaatgaGATATGCACACCTCATTGAACATGTGGTAAAAAGTAAAAGCGGGAAATGTGGatcattaatttgataatataatatacgtaacaggaaaaaatatattttattaatatatccaACAATGCACACTATATAAAacggttattttttatatttagagaaattttgagtaaaattaatatcttaacaccctgtatatttttgtggtatttatacaaaatgaaaaataaaaaatttgttccctctgtaataatttttgtggaCACACTGTATATTTCAGTGTGTTTTTGTGAACAGACTGTATATTTACAATGTGTGGTGCACCATAGTTGTGGTGAAAAGTgatctttatataaatataaaccaaaaacactgtttgaaacattttattcaaattttaccacattacagataaatttataacgtAAAATGATCTCTTCAgcgtcaaaaaataaaagaataataaatttgctaTGCTCTATACATCTGAGTTACGATTCTTTCCACTTTGTCCCCGATTGCAACGACTTACATTCAATCATTGAAAATGAAGGCTCTTCACCGGCAGAAAAGTCCCGACGCCTCTTCCTAATTTGATGAAGAATTTCATCGTCGCTGTTCTCAACAGAAATCACCTCTTCTTCGTCAGCCTCCGATTCGTCTGATGCCAGTTTGGTTATTGATTCGGTATTGACCGAAAGTCTCGGTGAAGTATGATTGTCGTCCGTTTCCTGCATCTCCAACTCAGGTTGTTGTTTCCGTTTACGCTTCCTCTTCGGCTGCATTCTGTGGTTGCTGATGTTTCGAACTGGAGACAACAACTCAATTGAGTCGTTCAAATCTTGTAGTTCCGCCTCATCAATAATGGCACTCTCGCTGGTCCTCAATAAACTAGACGGCACAGACTCTGATGAATCCGACTCGGAGTCTTCGTAATCCGGCTTAACTGCTTTTGGTGTTCTTACTCTTCTGGGCACCTTCTTAGGCCTTCTCTTTTTAGAATTCGTTCTGACAAACCTATAATTTCCCTTGTATTGCTTCAGCAGCCCGGAGTTGAGCCCACGCTTGAGGAAAGGCTGGATCAGTGGTATGTATTTCTCGCATTGTTTCggggtatttttaaattcaatgcaTTTTTTT
Coding sequences:
- the LOC109601767 gene encoding bromodomain-containing protein DDB_G0270170 isoform X3, giving the protein MLQITEDTPADMLAGAMDLTVHLPNGRAVKMSVKRSMPMMDLLMHISTNNNLQLTDYTLQALSMAPSPNHMDRLLPFKPNTPIGLIDTQHIKVLPKQKTIFKHKPAPQPFESTFRLKVHLPMNQLYVTRVSRHKMLDEILSKACEEKNLDKNKYALHHPANLDEVLDPKLTLNDYQITEVYLVAKGTVNLHQTFSASDLVVLRKEEERKRMQQKTGGGVLNLIFGRNKSSMGSGSLSSDNRSISPSHSDDSRSVTPPAIPQQIITPPPKQETEKPKPPQRKRRPAPKPPTHIENPKSNESKPSSNISDNSDVQEKKTENSLTICHSRNSSDSSGYHEASILSDNCNTSLPRRPQSAFINGADVDLSKQHSQSTTNLSKMSSHSKSTSSLAFAGRKKKAAPPPPPVLKSSASVINLVAPSPVVVASQAPVPIPPAESQTNVPTPPKPLPRKRAPIPNRNRSSLQSCDEEELQRIEETEDNVECRNPRINSSLSMYTTDSTYEDYSESETRDLNSPKLETDKKIINEKEDKFPSYYHMDKELEIKTSDKIDNISLSLSKKKPEATKEEPRKSEEMENALIEQLVLHETQNLHTSPPVKTKESTKLKAARSMPNVTNINDNLRPPEIVGVIPKQGKAPSKFNTFTRKTCYNIGSSLIDDNFDTISNNSKRSIDSETSSVRSALNKFKFEDEINDFDDNLFTGSLSRQSEGARRFNQLYGMHGREPNEIGHSSLRSVKDVPRFDIKKWNNVETLDNISQTSYFDARNNMATGGSFDTESLPSTNFTQATQLDSLASHLALCDNNSVPETPKTEEAKSLATTPPIDPEPTQEKPKEEIKEEPKSEPEEIKIEDKIIKSAESEDVVDKPADLSKEPELEVKEIDWQYQLPPPPEGFRDNSSCVEATTNNVTYRTDSVVTSPELFEKLKVLEDNQSEPATVESNISEDEKPLMNSLSLENLEKRKSLVYNRELATSLKMTDDLSEKSETFSGSLSTFESTYEEIRRSSLTRDYSHAQAVKPQVNVKRSTSTLPNFKISSYNQPKKNIKVFEDESISSSTNNLNGVTTEKKSNLSRSYVGRSMENISFRKNSWGNQSDDDKSKTKENNYSIYRPQSSIISKSTLGSSMYRSESFSTDQHWSPSKPVSRSKSQLALNKYKDGKTSYTSLDTMTKSNSLLDVSGLQSVEVMKMIQNRLKTPTSSIENVSKQEKPIEKSVKPVEKIEQKPEPVRTYQYRPPSINLSTWSERPKVPVNVKDDTNYKTNNVSSKLIVNTTNNNITSNNRIEVNGTNRFSSNYTSNGSVNVRVGGYQPTEQKNVSIEVNGTEPILREKSGNVVIKIGGNQSNLENQRFISHATPAGYRKPLGNINKTQTPRPHSIAVDSDLSHVPVVRSVELKKPYKDINTSITHIYQGNNNNNNNIIKSATLNRNSFSSNNQTDKQNIYRSNENLSGEHKPVGRVNSFMSSITPVVRGFKSTTENNNNNNNVNNRLSWNPSSTNIYSVNKPKENESYSTNKDVPFSQSTLRRTESSKLINQEPKNQNGFESNDKFPSKVNFINQKNSNYNIYSVNKKQDTIQPPPPPQMPKFEVKKRPRQLEPKEDPRDLLLASIRNFGGKKGLKSVKG
- the LOC109601767 gene encoding bromodomain-containing protein DDB_G0270170 isoform X2 → MSNGGAVTMLQITEDTPADMLAGAMDLTVHLPNGRAVKMSVKRSMPMMDLLMHISTNNNLQLTDYTLQALSMAPSPNHMDRLLPFKPNTPIGLIDTQHIKVLPKQKTIFKHKPAPQPFESTFRLKVHLPMNQLYVTRVSRHKMLDEILSKACEEKNLDKNKYALHHPANLDEVLDPKLTLNDYQITEVYLVAKGTVNLHQTFSASDLVVLRKEEERKRMQQKTGGGVLNLIFGRNKSSMGSGSLSSDNRSISPSHSDDSRSVTPPAIPQQIITPPPKQETEKPKPPQRKRRPAPKPPTHIENPKSNESKPSSNISDNSDVQEKKTENSLTICHSRNSSDSSGYHEASILSDNCNTSLPRRPQSAFINGADVDLSKQHSQSTTNLSKMSSHSKSTSSLAFAGRKKKAAPPPPPVLKSSASVINLVAPSPVVVASQAPVPIPPAESQTNVPTPPKPLPRKRAPIPNRNRSSLQSCDEEELQRIEETEDNVECRNPRINSSLSMYTTDSTYEDYSESETRDLNSPKLETDKKIINEKEDKFPSYYHMDKELEIKTSDKIDNISLSLSKKKPEATKEEPRKSEEMENALIEQLVLHETQNLHTSPPVKTKESTKLKAARSMPNVTNINDNLRPPEIVGVIPKQGKAPSKFNTFTRKTCYNIGSSLIDDNFDTISNNSKRSIDSETSSVRSALNKFKFEDEINDFDDNLFTGSLSRQSEGARRFNQLYGMHGREPNEIGHSSLRSVKDVPRFDIKKWNNVETLDNISQTSYFDARNNMATGGSFDTESLPSTNFTQATQLDSLASHLALCDNNSVPETPKTEEAKSLATTPPIDPEPTQEKPKEEIKEEPKSEPEEIKIEDKIIKSAESEDVVDKPADLSKEPELEVKEIDWQYQLPPPPEGFRDNSSCVEATTNNVTYRTDSVVTSPELFEKLKVLEDNQSEPATVESNISEDEKPLMNSLSLENLEKRKSLVYNRELATSLKMTDDLSEKSETFSGSLSTFESTYEEIRRSSLTRDYSHAQAVKPQVNVKRSTSTLPNFKISSYNQPKKNIKVFEDESISSSTNNLNGVTTEKKSNLSRSYVGRSMENISFRKNSWGNQSDDDKSKTKENNYSIYRPQSSIISKSTLGSSMYRSESFSTDQHWSPSKPVSRSKSQLALNKYKDGKTSYTSLDTMTKSNSLLDVSGLQSVEVMKMIQNRLKTPTSSIENVSKQEKPIEKSVKPVEKIEQKPEPVRTYQYRPPSINLSTWSERPKVPVNVKDDTNYKTNNVSSKLIVNTTNNNITSNNRIEVNGTNRFSSNYTSNGSVNVRVGGYQPTEQKNVSIEVNGTEPILREKSGNVVIKIGGNQSNLENQRFISHATPAGYRKPLGNINKTQTPRPHSIAVDSDLSHVPVVRSVELKKPYKDINTSITHIYQGNNNNNNNIIKSATLNRNSFSSNNQTDKQNIYRSNENLSGEHKPVGRVNSFMSSITPVVRGFKSTTENNNNNNNVNNRLSWNPSSTNIYSVNKPKENESYSTNKDVPFSQSTLRRTESSKLINQEPKNQNGFESNDKFPSKVNFINQKNSNYNIYSVNKKQDTIQPPPPPQMPKFEVKKRPRQLEPKEDPRDLLLASIRNFGGKKGLKSVKG
- the LOC109601767 gene encoding bromodomain-containing protein DDB_G0270170 isoform X1; translated protein: MLSTSVLCIKRKKKRSYCIANAATVYCPSEEAGKRSNGGAVTMLQITEDTPADMLAGAMDLTVHLPNGRAVKMSVKRSMPMMDLLMHISTNNNLQLTDYTLQALSMAPSPNHMDRLLPFKPNTPIGLIDTQHIKVLPKQKTIFKHKPAPQPFESTFRLKVHLPMNQLYVTRVSRHKMLDEILSKACEEKNLDKNKYALHHPANLDEVLDPKLTLNDYQITEVYLVAKGTVNLHQTFSASDLVVLRKEEERKRMQQKTGGGVLNLIFGRNKSSMGSGSLSSDNRSISPSHSDDSRSVTPPAIPQQIITPPPKQETEKPKPPQRKRRPAPKPPTHIENPKSNESKPSSNISDNSDVQEKKTENSLTICHSRNSSDSSGYHEASILSDNCNTSLPRRPQSAFINGADVDLSKQHSQSTTNLSKMSSHSKSTSSLAFAGRKKKAAPPPPPVLKSSASVINLVAPSPVVVASQAPVPIPPAESQTNVPTPPKPLPRKRAPIPNRNRSSLQSCDEEELQRIEETEDNVECRNPRINSSLSMYTTDSTYEDYSESETRDLNSPKLETDKKIINEKEDKFPSYYHMDKELEIKTSDKIDNISLSLSKKKPEATKEEPRKSEEMENALIEQLVLHETQNLHTSPPVKTKESTKLKAARSMPNVTNINDNLRPPEIVGVIPKQGKAPSKFNTFTRKTCYNIGSSLIDDNFDTISNNSKRSIDSETSSVRSALNKFKFEDEINDFDDNLFTGSLSRQSEGARRFNQLYGMHGREPNEIGHSSLRSVKDVPRFDIKKWNNVETLDNISQTSYFDARNNMATGGSFDTESLPSTNFTQATQLDSLASHLALCDNNSVPETPKTEEAKSLATTPPIDPEPTQEKPKEEIKEEPKSEPEEIKIEDKIIKSAESEDVVDKPADLSKEPELEVKEIDWQYQLPPPPEGFRDNSSCVEATTNNVTYRTDSVVTSPELFEKLKVLEDNQSEPATVESNISEDEKPLMNSLSLENLEKRKSLVYNRELATSLKMTDDLSEKSETFSGSLSTFESTYEEIRRSSLTRDYSHAQAVKPQVNVKRSTSTLPNFKISSYNQPKKNIKVFEDESISSSTNNLNGVTTEKKSNLSRSYVGRSMENISFRKNSWGNQSDDDKSKTKENNYSIYRPQSSIISKSTLGSSMYRSESFSTDQHWSPSKPVSRSKSQLALNKYKDGKTSYTSLDTMTKSNSLLDVSGLQSVEVMKMIQNRLKTPTSSIENVSKQEKPIEKSVKPVEKIEQKPEPVRTYQYRPPSINLSTWSERPKVPVNVKDDTNYKTNNVSSKLIVNTTNNNITSNNRIEVNGTNRFSSNYTSNGSVNVRVGGYQPTEQKNVSIEVNGTEPILREKSGNVVIKIGGNQSNLENQRFISHATPAGYRKPLGNINKTQTPRPHSIAVDSDLSHVPVVRSVELKKPYKDINTSITHIYQGNNNNNNNIIKSATLNRNSFSSNNQTDKQNIYRSNENLSGEHKPVGRVNSFMSSITPVVRGFKSTTENNNNNNNVNNRLSWNPSSTNIYSVNKPKENESYSTNKDVPFSQSTLRRTESSKLINQEPKNQNGFESNDKFPSKVNFINQKNSNYNIYSVNKKQDTIQPPPPPQMPKFEVKKRPRQLEPKEDPRDLLLASIRNFGGKKGLKSVKG